The following are from one region of the Haloactinomyces albus genome:
- the carB gene encoding carbamoyl-phosphate synthase large subunit produces MPKRTDIHHVLVIGSGPIVIGQACEFDYSGTQACRVLTEEGIRVSLVNSNPATIMTDPEFADATYVEPITPEFVEKVIAAERPDALLATLGGQTALNTAMALEERGVLEAYGVELIGADIEAIQRGEDRQRFKDIVRSVGGGVPESRVCHSMDQVRDFVAEHSLPVVIRPSFTMGGLGSGMAHTHEELERMASFGLTESPVHEVLIEESVLGWKEYELELMRDHADNVVVVCSIENVDPMGVHTGDSVTVAPTMTLTDREYQHMRNVGIDVLRAVGVDTGGCNIQFAIHPETGRMVVIEMNPRVSRSSALASKATGFPIAKIAAKLAIGYALDEIRNDITAETPASFEPTLDYVVVKAPRFAFEKFPGADTRLTTTMKSVGEAMALGRNFTEALGKAMRSMETSRTGFWTGPEAGGATLESTLDELGSGHDGRLYTLERALRQGASVQQVHEASGIDPWFIDQIASLVELRAELVEASVLDADLLRRAKRAGLSDRQLAALRPELASEDGVRALRHRLGVRPVFKTVDTCAAEFAARTPYHYSAYELDPAAESEVEPQHDRPKVLILGSGPNRIGQGIEFDYSCVHAAMALRGAGFETVMVNCNPETVSTDYDTSDRLYFEPLTFEDVLEVVHAEQASGTVAGVIVQLGGQTPLGLAQRLSDAGVPIVGTPPEAIHHAEDRGAFGDVLNTAGLPAPSYGTATSFEGAKRIADDIGYPVLVRPSYVLGGRGMEIVYDEASLENYIARATEVTPEHPVLVDNFLDDAIEIDVDALADGTDVYLGGVMEHIEEAGIHSGDSACALPPITLGRQDIEKVRRCTEALAQGLGVRGLLNVQYALKDDVLYVLEANPRASRTVPFVSKAAAAPMAKAAARVMLGAKIAELRGEGMLPAVGDGADLPTDAPVAVKEAVLPFHRFRTPEGHGIDSLLGPEMKSTGEVMGIDTSFGQAFAKSQTGAYGSLPTSGRAFVSVANRDKRSMVFPAKRLADLGFDILATGGTADVLQRNGIGCTVVRKHNETADDVGTEAGERDVIDLIKAGEVDMVFNTPYGNPGPRVDGYEIRTAAVSRDIPCITTVQGAAAAVQGIEAGIRGNIGVRPLQALQAALRTHQSGDVR; encoded by the coding sequence ATGCCGAAGAGGACTGACATCCACCACGTACTGGTCATCGGCTCCGGGCCGATCGTGATCGGCCAAGCGTGTGAGTTCGACTATTCCGGGACGCAGGCCTGCCGGGTGCTGACCGAAGAGGGCATCCGGGTCAGCCTGGTCAATTCCAATCCGGCCACGATCATGACGGACCCGGAGTTCGCCGACGCCACCTATGTCGAGCCGATCACCCCGGAGTTCGTGGAGAAGGTCATCGCCGCCGAGCGGCCGGACGCGCTGCTGGCCACCCTGGGTGGCCAGACGGCGCTGAACACCGCGATGGCGCTGGAGGAGCGCGGGGTGCTCGAGGCCTACGGGGTCGAGCTGATCGGCGCCGACATCGAGGCGATCCAGCGCGGCGAGGACCGGCAGCGGTTCAAGGACATCGTCCGCTCGGTCGGGGGCGGCGTGCCGGAGAGCCGCGTGTGCCACTCGATGGACCAGGTGCGCGACTTCGTCGCCGAGCACAGCCTGCCGGTGGTCATCCGGCCGAGCTTCACCATGGGCGGTCTGGGCTCCGGGATGGCCCACACCCACGAGGAGCTGGAGCGGATGGCCTCGTTCGGGCTGACCGAGTCGCCGGTGCACGAGGTGCTCATCGAGGAGAGCGTGCTCGGGTGGAAGGAGTACGAGCTGGAGCTGATGCGCGACCACGCCGACAACGTGGTGGTCGTGTGCTCCATCGAGAACGTCGATCCGATGGGCGTGCACACCGGGGACTCGGTGACGGTGGCCCCGACGATGACGCTGACCGACCGTGAGTACCAGCACATGCGCAACGTCGGCATCGACGTGCTGCGTGCCGTGGGCGTGGACACCGGCGGCTGCAACATCCAGTTCGCGATCCACCCGGAAACCGGGCGGATGGTGGTCATCGAGATGAACCCGCGGGTGTCGCGGTCCTCGGCGCTGGCGTCGAAGGCCACCGGCTTCCCGATCGCCAAGATCGCGGCGAAGCTGGCCATCGGCTACGCGCTGGACGAGATCCGCAACGACATCACCGCCGAGACCCCGGCGAGTTTCGAACCGACGCTGGACTACGTGGTGGTCAAGGCACCGCGCTTCGCCTTCGAGAAGTTCCCCGGCGCGGACACGCGGCTGACCACGACGATGAAGAGCGTCGGCGAGGCGATGGCGCTGGGACGCAACTTCACCGAGGCGCTCGGCAAGGCGATGCGGTCGATGGAGACCTCCCGGACCGGCTTCTGGACGGGACCGGAGGCCGGTGGCGCCACCCTGGAGTCCACCCTGGACGAGCTCGGCTCGGGCCACGACGGCCGCCTTTACACCCTGGAGCGGGCGCTGCGGCAGGGCGCGAGCGTGCAGCAGGTGCACGAGGCCTCCGGGATCGATCCGTGGTTCATCGACCAGATCGCTTCGCTGGTCGAGTTGCGTGCCGAACTGGTCGAGGCCTCGGTGCTCGACGCCGATCTGCTGCGCCGGGCCAAGCGGGCCGGGCTGTCGGATCGGCAGCTCGCCGCGCTGCGCCCGGAACTGGCCAGCGAGGACGGGGTCCGCGCGCTGCGGCACCGGCTCGGGGTGCGCCCGGTGTTCAAAACCGTGGACACCTGCGCGGCGGAGTTCGCCGCCCGCACGCCGTACCACTACTCGGCCTACGAGCTGGACCCCGCGGCCGAGTCGGAGGTCGAGCCACAGCACGACCGCCCCAAGGTGCTCATCCTCGGTTCGGGGCCCAACCGGATCGGGCAGGGCATCGAGTTCGACTACTCCTGCGTGCACGCCGCGATGGCCCTGCGGGGCGCGGGATTCGAGACGGTCATGGTCAACTGCAACCCGGAGACCGTCTCGACCGACTACGACACCTCGGACCGGCTGTACTTCGAGCCGCTGACCTTCGAGGACGTTCTCGAGGTCGTGCATGCCGAGCAGGCTTCCGGCACCGTGGCCGGGGTGATCGTGCAGCTCGGCGGGCAGACCCCGCTCGGGCTGGCCCAGCGCCTGTCCGATGCGGGAGTGCCGATCGTAGGCACCCCGCCGGAGGCCATTCACCACGCCGAGGACCGCGGCGCCTTCGGCGACGTGCTGAACACGGCCGGGCTGCCCGCGCCGAGCTACGGCACGGCGACCTCCTTCGAGGGGGCCAAGCGCATCGCCGACGACATCGGCTACCCGGTGCTGGTGCGGCCCTCCTACGTGCTCGGCGGGCGCGGCATGGAGATCGTCTACGACGAGGCCTCGCTGGAGAACTACATCGCCCGCGCCACCGAGGTCACCCCGGAACACCCGGTGCTGGTGGACAACTTCCTCGACGACGCGATCGAGATCGACGTCGATGCGCTGGCCGACGGCACCGACGTCTACCTCGGCGGCGTGATGGAGCACATCGAGGAAGCCGGTATCCACTCCGGTGACTCCGCCTGCGCGTTGCCGCCGATCACCCTGGGGCGCCAGGACATCGAGAAGGTGCGGCGCTGCACCGAGGCCCTCGCGCAGGGCCTCGGCGTGCGTGGGTTGCTCAACGTGCAGTACGCGCTCAAGGACGACGTGCTCTACGTCCTCGAAGCCAACCCCCGCGCCTCGCGCACCGTGCCGTTCGTGTCCAAGGCCGCCGCGGCACCGATGGCCAAGGCCGCCGCGCGCGTCATGCTCGGGGCCAAGATCGCCGAGCTGCGCGGCGAGGGCATGCTGCCCGCCGTCGGGGACGGTGCCGACCTGCCCACCGACGCGCCCGTCGCGGTCAAGGAGGCGGTGCTGCCGTTCCACCGTTTCCGCACGCCGGAAGGTCACGGCATCGACTCCCTGCTCGGTCCGGAGATGAAGTCCACCGGGGAGGTCATGGGCATCGACACGTCCTTCGGACAGGCCTTCGCGAAGTCCCAGACCGGTGCCTACGGGTCCTTGCCCACCTCCGGACGGGCCTTCGTCTCGGTGGCCAACCGCGACAAGCGCTCGATGGTCTTTCCCGCCAAGCGCCTGGCCGATCTCGGCTTCGACATCCTCGCCACCGGTGGCACCGCCGACGTGCTGCAGCGCAACGGCATCGGCTGCACCGTGGTCCGCAAGCACAACGAGACGGCCGACGACGTCGGGACGGAAGCGGGCGAGCGCGACGTGATCGACCTCATCAAGGCGGGTGAGGTCGACATGGTGTTCAACACGCCCTACGGCAATCCGGGGCCGCGCGTCGACGGCTACGAGATCCGCACCGCCGCGGTCTCCCGCGACATCCCCTGCATCACGACCGTGCAGGGCGCCGCCGCCGCCGTGCAGGGCATCGAGGCCGGTATCCGGGGCAACATCGGAGTGCGGCCGCTGCAGGCACTGCAGGCAGCCCTGCGGACGCACCAGAGCGGTGATGTGCGGTGA
- the pyrF gene encoding orotidine-5'-phosphate decarboxylase — translation MTAVQAGFGQRLADAVAARGPLCVGIDPHPALLHAWGLDETPAALERFAMTVVEALAGEVAVLKPQSAFFEAYGSRGIAVLERVVGEARRDGALVLHDVKRGDIGSTMTAYANAYLDGNSPLAADAMTVSPYLGFGSLAPAIGIAEQTGRGVFVLARTSNPEGTGLQRSASAEGRSVAQSVVDAAAGNNAGVEPMGHVGVVAGATLRGGELDLSALNGPILAPGLGAQGGTVQGLRAVFGSALPNVLPAAAREVLRHGPDVGELRRAARGIRDDLAALLSR, via the coding sequence GTGACGGCGGTGCAGGCGGGCTTCGGGCAGCGTCTTGCCGACGCCGTGGCCGCACGCGGTCCGTTGTGCGTCGGCATCGACCCGCATCCCGCGCTGCTGCACGCGTGGGGCCTGGATGAGACACCGGCCGCGCTGGAGCGGTTCGCGATGACCGTGGTCGAGGCGCTGGCGGGCGAAGTGGCGGTCCTCAAGCCGCAGTCGGCGTTCTTCGAGGCGTACGGGTCGCGCGGGATCGCCGTCCTGGAACGCGTGGTCGGCGAGGCCCGCCGGGACGGTGCGCTGGTGCTGCACGACGTCAAGCGCGGTGACATCGGCTCGACCATGACCGCCTACGCCAACGCCTACCTGGACGGGAACTCACCCCTGGCCGCCGACGCGATGACCGTCTCGCCCTACCTGGGCTTCGGCTCGCTGGCTCCGGCGATCGGCATCGCCGAGCAGACGGGGCGTGGGGTATTCGTGCTGGCCAGGACGTCGAACCCGGAGGGCACCGGGCTGCAGCGTTCGGCGAGTGCGGAGGGCCGTTCGGTCGCGCAGTCCGTGGTCGACGCGGCGGCGGGCAACAACGCCGGGGTGGAACCGATGGGCCACGTGGGCGTGGTGGCGGGGGCCACCCTGCGTGGTGGCGAACTGGATCTGTCGGCGCTGAACGGTCCGATCCTGGCGCCGGGGCTCGGCGCCCAGGGCGGCACCGTGCAGGGGCTGCGGGCGGTGTTCGGCTCGGCGCTGCCGAACGTCCTTCCGGCCGCGGCGCGGGAAGTCCTGCGGCACGGCCCCGATGTCGGCGAACTGCGCCGCGCCGCCCGTGGCATCCGCGACGACCTCGCCGCGCTGCTGTCCCGGTGA